A single genomic interval of Zingiber officinale cultivar Zhangliang chromosome 4A, Zo_v1.1, whole genome shotgun sequence harbors:
- the LOC121971984 gene encoding probable carboxylesterase 18 translates to MTENDPSPAKPRPAAASPKLPWKTRISVAALSAVTDFCRRSNGSLNRSLLSLLDVRSPASATPVRGVRTADVTVDSSRNLWFRLFVPSSGESLPVIVFFHGGGFAFLSPDSRIYNAVCCRICRKTQALVLSVNYRRSPEHRYPAPYEDGADVLRFLDGNGLATADAAAAGLADLSSCFLAGDSAGANIAHHVGRRWAAGAWERIRLAGMVLIQPFFGGEERTEAEIRLAKAPLLSVERTDWMWRAFLPEGADRDHEAANPFGPRAEGKLEAALPEAMVVVGGFDLLQDWQMRYYEGLRARGRAARLVEYPEAIHAFYFFPEIKESAIVLEEIKGFIDGLRVRSNTKQKDGDAGDENQ, encoded by the coding sequence ATGACGGAAAACGATCCTTCGCCAGCGAAACCCCGCCCTGCCGCCGCCTCCCCCAAGCTCCCGTGGAAGACGCGGATCTCCGTCGCTGCCCTTTCCGCCGTCACAGACTTCTGCCGCCGCTCCAACGGCTCCCTCAACCGCTCCCTCCTTTCCTTACTCGACGTCCGCTCTCCGGCCTCCGCCACCCCCGTCCGCGGCGTCCGCACCGCAGACGTCACCGTCGACTCCTCCCGTAACCTCTGGTTCCGCCTCTTCGTCCCTAGCTCTGGAGAGTCCCTTCCCGTCATCGTCTTCTTTCATGGCGGCGGCTTCGCCTTTCTCTCCcctgactcccgtatctacaacGCCGTCTGCTGCCGGATCTGCCGAAAGACCCAAGCCCTGGTGCTATCCGTTAACTACCGCCGTTCCCCGGAGCACCGCTACCCGGCGCCGTACGAGGACGGGGCGGACGTCCTTCGATTCCTCGACGGCAATGGTTTGGCAACCGCTGACGCTGCTGCCGCGGGACTGGCCGATCTCTCCAGCTGCTTCCTGGCGGGCGACTCCGCGGGGGCGAACATCGCGCACCACGTGGGGCGGCGGTGGGCGGCGGGCGCGTGGGAGCGAATACGATTGGCGGGGATGGTGCTGATCCAGCCGTTCTTCGGCGGGGAGGAGCGGACGGAGGCGGAGATACGGTTGGCGAAAGCGCCGTTGTTGTCGGTGGAACGGACGGACTGGATGTGGCGCGCGTTCCTGCCGGAGGGGGCGGACAGGGACCACGAGGCGGCGAACCCATTCGGGCCGAGGGCGGAGGGGAAGCTGGAGGCGGCACTGCCGGAGGCGATGGTGGTGGTGGGGGGATTCGATCTGCTACAGGACTGGCAGATGAGGTACTACGAGGGTCTGCGGGCTAGGGGGAGGGCAGCGCGGCTGGTGGAGTACCCGGAGGCCATTCACGCCTTCTACTTCTTCCCGGAGATCAAGGAGTCGGCGATCGTCCTGGAGGAAATCAAAGGCTTCATCGACGGCCTGCGAGTTCGATCCAACACCAAACAGAAAGATGGAGACGCCGGCGATGAAAATCAATAA